Proteins encoded in a region of the Phocoena phocoena chromosome X, mPhoPho1.1, whole genome shotgun sequence genome:
- the RPS6KA3 gene encoding ribosomal protein S6 kinase alpha-3 isoform X2, whose amino-acid sequence MKVLKKATLKVRDRVRTKMERDILVEVNHPFIVKLHYAFQTEGKLYLILDFLRGGDLFTRLSKEVMFTEEDVKFYLAELALALDHLHSLGIIYRDLKPENILLDEEGHIKLTDFGLSKESIDHEKKAYSFCGTVEYMAPEVVNRRGHTQSADWWSFGVLMFEMLTGTLPFQGKDRKETMTMILKAKLGMPQFLSPEAQSLLRMLFKRNPANRLGPDGVEEIKRHSFFSTIDWNKLYRREIHPPFKPATGRPEDTFYFDPEFTAKTPKDSPGIPPSANAHQLFRGFSFVAITSDDESQAMQTVGVHSIVQLHRNSIQFTDGYEVKEDIGVGSYSVCKRCIHKATNMEFAVKIIDKSKRDPTEEIEILLRYGQHPNIITLKDVYDDGKYVYVVTELMKGGELLDKILRQKFFSEREASAVLFTITKTVEYLHAQGVVHRDLKPSNILYVDESGNPESIRICDFGFAKQLRAENGLLMTPCYTANFVAPEVLKRQGYDAACDIWSLGVLLYTMLTGYTPFANGPDDTPEEILARIGSGKFSLSGGYWNSVSDTAKDLVSKMLHVDPHQRLTAALVLRHPWIVHWDQLPQYQLNRQDAPHLVKGAMAATYSALNRNQSPVLEPVGRSTLAQRRGIKKITSTAL is encoded by the exons ATGAAAGTATTGAAGAAGGCCACATTGAAAG TTCGAGACCGTGTTCGGACAAAAATGGAGCGTGATATCTTGGTAGAAGTTAACCATCCTTTTATTGTCAAGTTGCATTATG CTTTTCAAACTGAAGGGAAGTTGTATCTTATATTGGACTTTCTCAGGGGAGGAGATTTGTTTACACGCTTATCCAAAGAG gtcaTGTTCACAGAAGAAGATGTCAAATTCTACTTGGCTGAACTTGCGCTTGCTTTAGACCATCTACATAGCCTGGGAATAATCTATAGAGACTTAAAACCAGAAAA cataCTTCTTGATGAAGAAGGTCACATCAAGTTAACAG ATTTTGGCCTAAGTAAAGAGTCTATTGACCATGAAAAGAAAGCATATTCTTTTTGTGGAACTGTGGAATACATGGCTCCAGAAGTAGTTAATCGTCGAGGTCATACTCAGAGTGCGGACTGGTGGTCTTTCGGTGTGTTAATG tTTGAGATGCTCACTGGTACACTACCTTTCCAAGGAAAAGATCGAAAAGAAACAATGACTATGATTCTTAA AGCCAAACTTGGGATGCCACAGTTTTTGAGTCCTGAAGCCCAGAGTCTTTTACGAATGCTTTTCAAACGAAATCCTGCAAACAGATtag GACCAGATGGagttgaagaaattaaaagacaTTCATTTTTCTCAACAATAGACTGGAAT AAACTGTATAGAAGAGAAATTCATCCACCTTTTAAACCTGCAACTGGCAGGCCTGAAGATACTTTCTATTTTGATCCTGAGTTTACTGCGAAAACTCCCAAAG attcacCTGGCATTCCACCTAGTGCTAATGCACATCAGCTTTTTCGGGGGTTTAGTTTTGTAGCTATTACCTCAGATGATGAAAGCCAAGCTATGCAGACAGTTGGTGTGCACTCAATTGTTCAG TTACACAGGAACAGTATTCAGTTTACTGATGGATATGAAGTAAAAGAAGATATTGGGGTTGGCTCCTACTCCGTTTGCAAGAGATGTATACATAAAGCCACAAACATGGAGTTTGCAGTGAAG ATTATTGATAAAAGCAAGAGAGACCCTACAGAAGAAATTGAAATTCTTCTTCGTTATGGACAACATCCAAACATTATTACTCTAAAGGAT GTATATGATGATGGAAAATATGTGTATGTAGTGACAGAACTTATGAAAGGGGGTGAATTGCTGGATAAAATTCTTAGACAGAAATTTTTCTCTGAACGAGAGGCCAGTGCTGTCCTGTTTACTATAACCAAAACTGTTGAATATCTTCACGCACAAGGG GTGGTTCACAGAGACTTGAAACCTAGCAACATTCTTTATGTGGATGAATCTGGCAATCCAGAATCTATTCGAATTTGTGATTTTGGCTTTGCCAAACAGCTAAGAGCAGAAAATGGTCTTCTCATGACTCCTTGTTATACTGCAAATTTTGTTGCACCAGAG gtTTTAAAACGACAAGGCTATGATGCGGCTTGCGATATATGGAGTCTTGGTGTCCTCCTCTATACAATGCTCACTGG TTACACTCCATTTGCAAATGGCCCTGATGATACACCAGAGGAAATACTGGCACGGATAGGAAGTGGAAAATTCTCACTCAGTGGTGGCTACTGGAATTCTGTTTCAGACACAGCAAAG gACCTGGTGTCAAAGATGCTTCATGTGGACCCTCATCAGAGACTGACTGCTGCCCTTGTGCTCAGACATCCTTGGATCGTCCACTGGGACCAACTGCCGCAATACCAACTAAACAGACAGGACGCACCGCATCTAGTCAAG gGTGCCATGGCAGCTACATACTCTGCTTTAAACCGTAATCAGTCACCAGTTTTGGAACCAGTAGGCCGCTCTACTCTTGCTCAGCGGAGAGgtattaaaaaaatcacctctACAGCCCTGTGA